From Glycine soja cultivar W05 chromosome 4, ASM419377v2, whole genome shotgun sequence, the proteins below share one genomic window:
- the LOC114409067 gene encoding 26S proteasome non-ATPase regulatory subunit 11 homolog — MSSSYLPATTESLALANEAKDPSEAISILYRVLDDPSSSPDALRMKEQAITNLTKLLTDENRGEDLCSLLTQLRPFFSLIPKAKTAKIVRGIIDSVAKIPGTSDLQIALCKEMVLWTRAEKRTFLRQRVEARLAALLMESKEYSEALTLLSGLVKEVRRLDDKLLLVDIDLLESKLHFSLRNLPKAKAALTAARTAANAIYVPPAQQGAIDLQSGILHAEEKDYKTAYSYFFEAFESFNALDDPKAVFSLKYMLLCKIMVNQADDVGGIISSKAGLQYLGPDLDAMKAVADAHSKRSLKLFEIALRDYKAQLEEDPIVHRHLSSLYDTLMEQNLCRLIEPFSRVEIAHIAELIELPTDHVERKLSQMILDKKFAGTLDQGAGCLVIFDDPKTDAIYPATLETISNVGKVVDSLYVRSAKIMA, encoded by the coding sequence ATGTCTTCCTCTTATCTTCCTGCCACAACTGAGTCACTTGCTCTGGCAAATGAGGCCAAAGACCCATCTGAGGCCATCTCCATTCTTTATCGGGTACTTGATGatccttcttcttcaccagATGCTTTGCGTATGAAAGAGCAAGCAATCACAAACCTCACTAAGCTTCTCACTGATGAAAATAGGGGAGAGGATCTGTGCAGCCTTCTCACTCAGTTGAGGCCATTCTTCTCCTTGATACCTAAGGCAAAAACTGCAAAGATTGTTAGGGGAATAATTGACTCAGTTGCTAAAATACCAGGGACATCTGATCTACAAATTGCACTCTGCAAAGAAATGGTGCTATGGACTCGTGCTGAAAAGCGGACCTTTCTGAGACAGCGAGTTGAGGCAAGGCTTGCAGCACTTCTGATGGAAAGTAAGGAGTATTCAGAAGCTTTGACTCTTCTTTCTGGCTTGGTCAAAGAAGTTAGGAGATTAGATGACAAGCTTCTTCTTGTGGATATAGATTTGCTGGAAAGCAAGCTGCATTTCTCATTAAGAAACCTTCCAAAGGCAAAAGCTGCACTCACGGCTGCAAGAACAGCTGCAAATGCTATTTATGTGCCCCCAGCTCAACAAGGTGCCATAGATCTGCAGAGTGGAATACTTCATGCTGAAGAAAAGGATTATAAAACTGCTTATAGTTATTTCTTTGAAGCTTTTGAATCATTCAATGCTCTTGATGACCCCAAGGCTGTTTTTAGCCTGAAATATATGTTGCTGTGTAAGATCATGGTGAATCAAGCTGATGACGTAGGAGGAATTATTTCTTCTAAAGCAGGCCTGCAATATCTTGGCCCTGACTTGGATGCTATGAAAGCTGTTGCTGATGCACATTCTAAGCGGTCCCTTAAGTTGTTTGAAATTGCTTTGAGGGACTACAAGGCACAGTTGGAGGAAGACCCAATTGTACACAGGCACCTTTCATCCTTGTACGATACCCTTATGGAGCAGAATCTTTGCAGATTGATCGAGCCTTTCTCAAGGGTTGAGATTGCACATATTGCTGAACTTATTGAACTTCCCACCGATCATGTGGAGCGGAAGTTGTCTCAGATGATTTTGGACAAGAAGTTTGCTGGAACATTGGATCAAGGTGCTGGATGCCTTGTCATATTCGACGATCCCAAGACTGATGCTATATATCCTGCTACTCTAGAGACCATTTCCAATGTTGGGAAAGTCGTGGACAGTCTTTATGTTAGGTCTGCCAAGATAATGGCATGA